GCGCGCTGACCGGCAACTCGAAGGGCCGCGGCAAGGCAGAAGCGGCGCAGTACAAAGAACTGCTCAGTTCCATGCGGAACGACAGTACGGGCGTAGCGGAAAGGTTTGTTTCGCGTTACTTGAACCTTCGGCTATTGTTCGACCAGGCCAACGTTGAACTGGCTGTGCCGAACTTCTTGCTGATTTGTGCTGCGTTGGCGGGCGTCGGTTTGATTCTCCCCGCTGTGGCCGGCTTTAGCGTGGCATTGGGACCAGTCATGGCAGCCCTCCTCGGCGTTTTGCCGATCGTGTGGCTGCTGTTTAAACGCAAGAAACGCCTGAAGGCCTTTGCTGCTCAGCTCCCCGAGGCGTTGGAACTGATCGCGCGGGCGTTGCGAGCCGGACATAGCCTGGCGGCCGGTTTTAACCTGGTAGCGCAAGAGATGTCGGACCCGATTGGAGGTGAATTCAGTCGAACGTTCGAGGAACAAAACCTCGGTAAGCCGCTCGACGAAGCCCTCAACGGCCTCACAAAACGGATCCCGAATCTCGATCTGAAGTTCTTTGCCACAGCGATAATTCTGCAGCGCCAAACCGGTGGCGACTTGGCGGAGATCCTCGATAAGATCGGCCACCTGGTGCGTGAGCGTTTCAAGATCTGGGGCCAGGTGCAAGCACTCACGGGCGAAGGTCGTTTGTCCGGGGTCGTGTTGTTGGCGCTGCCGCCGGCGCTGTTCGCGGTCGTGTACCGCATGAACCCCGACTACTTGATGCTATTATTTACCGATCCGCTGGGCAAGAAGATGTTGGTTGGCGGCATCGTCTCGCAGCTCCTCGGCGCCCTGTTGATTCGGAAGATTGTAAATATTCGCGTATAAGGAGGTGAGTCAAGGACTAGAAGCAATCAACTGGGAAACGCGATCGGACATGTTTGCCGTTCGTCTTTCCATGTTCGCTGCGATACCCTTGACTCACGACGTACCATGTTCACTTTGGCCACTCTGATCAGCGTGCCGCTCCTAACCAAGGTCGCCATTTTCGGTGGTGTCGCTTGCGGCGCTTGGTTGATGCTCGATCTCGTGTCGAGCAAGAAGAACCTACGCGCCGAGGCGCGGCTCGACGACTTCCGCGACCCGTCGCGGCGGCGCGGCGAGGCACGCGAAGGATCACGCGGCGTTACCAAACGTGCCGACGGAATGACGCGATTGCTGGAGAAAGCCTCGCCGAGAATGGCGAAGCCGCTGCAGCCAAAATCGGCGGAGGACGTAGGTAAACTACGTGCCAAGCTGAATCATGCCGGTTTTCGCGGCGAGTCCGCGCCGAGCATCTTCTTGGGACTAAAGACGATGTGCTTGGCGGCCGGGTTCTTCGTGGGCGGCGGAACGCTGCTGTTCACCAAGGGCGCCACGGGCGAAGCCTTCATGTACACCATCGCCGTGGCGGGGATTGCTTTCTATCTCCCCGAAGTCGTGCTCTACTTTCTCAGGAAGTCGCGGCAAGACAACATCTTCTTCGGCTTGCCCGATGCCCTCGACCTCATGGTCGTTTGCGTCGAAGCCGGTTTAGGCCTCGACCAGGCGATGCGAAAGGTCAGCGAAGAGATGAAGAAGACCTATGCCGTCATCGCCGAGGAATTCAGCTTGTGCAATTTGCACCTGCAAATGGGGAAGGCCCGCAACGACGTGTTGCACGACCTGGGAGCTCGAACGGGCGTCGACGATCTCAAAGCGCTGGCGGCGATTCTGATTCAAGCCGACAAGTTCGGCTCCAGCGTGGCACAGGCTCTGCGTGTGCAAAGCGACTCAATGCGCACCCGCCGCCGGCAGATGGCGGAAGAGAAAGCGGCGAAGACGGCGGTGAAGTTGATCTTTCCGCTCGTGTTGTTTATCTTCCCGGCGATCTTCATCGTTCTCGTTGGTCCCGCGGCCATTACGATGGTCAACGAAATGTTCCCGGCCATGAGCGGGCACAAATAGCATGGCACCGGCCGTTCTGCCAGTGCCATGATTTATTCGATCCACGTCCCGGCGTGCCCGGCCGAACGCCCGATTCCTCGTGGGGACAGCGACGGGCATGAAGCGCGCAGCATCTGCTCAGCCGAGCGACCTACGCCGAGCAGCCGTCGCCATGGCGGCACCTGCGAGCACTAAGAGGAACGTGCCAGGTTCTGGTACTGCCGCAGCGGTTTGAACGCTGCCCGAACCACTCGTGTTGCCGAATCGAGCTCGCCATGCCGTATAGTCTTCGGCAGTTACCGAACCGATCGTGGAAACCTCATTCTGCAGCGGGCCGCCGTTGCGCCACAACACATAATCGGCCGCATCCACGACGCCGTTATTGTTGTAGTCGCCAGGCACACCGGCCGGCGCTATGTACAAGTCATAGGTCGGCGGTCGAGCGACGGTGTTGCCGGTGCCGGGCAGGTTCTCGCGATAGCCGACATAGAAAGTGCCCACGAGGTCGGTCGCCGTCGTGAAATTGTAGGTGTTGTGATCGTATTTTGCGATTACATTACCGGTCGTGGGGTCATAGTCGATACTTAATGTGTGCCAGCCCGAGGCACTGGCGCTCAAGTCGATTGTCTGCTTGATCTGCCAGTCATTATCTGCCAGCACACTGTCGCCTCCGTCGTTGAAATCAATCAGTTGCAGCAAGGTCGTGGTGGCGCCGCCGTTGGCGGCTTCGGCACGCTGGACCAACCAGCCAATACCGGTATTGCCGTTCTGCGTGCTGGTGAGCGTGTTCAAACCCGCCTGGTTCGGTGTGCCGAAAAACGGGTCCGTCGAACCTATGCCATACGTCGACGCCTCGGATTGAACTGCCGTCTGTCCCAAGTTCAGGTCCGCGGTTTCAATGTAGGCATATAGCGAGAACTCGTTGACAAGTTCCTTCGAGTAGACGGCATTTCCGCCGCCGGTTTCATCATAGGCAATAATGGCGAGCCCGCCTTGCGGAGAAGCCGGAACCGCCGTGGTGTTGATGTTGTTGCCGCCCCCACCGGCCGGGCCGACCGTCGTCGGATCAATGACTCTGGGCAGCACGAACGACGCATAGTAGTTCGTCGCAAGCTCCGTACCCACGGCGGTCGAGTCGACATTCGCGATCGTGTGGGCGGCATTTTGCGGCAAATTGTTCGTCGCACCCGGAGTGATGGGAAGCATGCCCAAGTCGCGGCCGTTCACGTTGCGATCGAGTCCGTCCGTAAAGCGGCTGAGCGATTGCGGTACATTGGGCGCGTTCGCATTGTTCGACAACGTTTGGCCCCACCAGCCGCCACGGGGCGTCGAGCCCGCCGTCTGTCCAAAGGCAATCTGGTCTAATTGCGCCTGATCTGCATTGGCGAGTTCTTGGTTGCGATAGGTTTCCATGCCGACCGCGTCGATCAAGGTGGCCCCGTTCCACAGTTCGAAGATCG
This region of Pirellulales bacterium genomic DNA includes:
- a CDS encoding type II secretion system F family protein — translated: MFTLATLISVPLLTKVAIFGGVACGAWLMLDLVSSKKNLRAEARLDDFRDPSRRRGEAREGSRGVTKRADGMTRLLEKASPRMAKPLQPKSAEDVGKLRAKLNHAGFRGESAPSIFLGLKTMCLAAGFFVGGGTLLFTKGATGEAFMYTIAVAGIAFYLPEVVLYFLRKSRQDNIFFGLPDALDLMVVCVEAGLGLDQAMRKVSEEMKKTYAVIAEEFSLCNLHLQMGKARNDVLHDLGARTGVDDLKALAAILIQADKFGSSVAQALRVQSDSMRTRRRQMAEEKAAKTAVKLIFPLVLFIFPAIFIVLVGPAAITMVNEMFPAMSGHK
- a CDS encoding lamin tail domain-containing protein, whose amino-acid sequence is MSFIRSGALGVCFAVMFLPRQNVVAQVVINEIVDDERAADSTQVSDTREFIELYNAGNSAVDISGWTLKYWQLGAATGAGSYFGTTDTIQAGTLLASHDYFVIGANGVPNLDLDLGANIDLFPDSTTAIGGTIFELWNGATLIDAVGMETYRNQELANADQAQLDQIAFGQTAGSTPRGGWWGQTLSNNANAPNVPQSLSRFTDGLDRNVNGRDLGMLPITPGATNNLPQNAAHTIANVDSTAVGTELATNYYASFVLPRVIDPTTVGPAGGGGNNINTTAVPASPQGGLAIIAYDETGGGNAVYSKELVNEFSLYAYIETADLNLGQTAVQSEASTYGIGSTDPFFGTPNQAGLNTLTSTQNGNTGIGWLVQRAEAANGGATTTLLQLIDFNDGGDSVLADNDWQIKQTIDLSASASGWHTLSIDYDPTTGNVIAKYDHNTYNFTTATDLVGTFYVGYRENLPGTGNTVARPPTYDLYIAPAGVPGDYNNNGVVDAADYVLWRNGGPLQNEVSTIGSVTAEDYTAWRARFGNTSGSGSVQTAAAVPEPGTFLLVLAGAAMATAARRRSLG
- a CDS encoding type II secretion system F family protein, coding for ALTGNSKGRGKAEAAQYKELLSSMRNDSTGVAERFVSRYLNLRLLFDQANVELAVPNFLLICAALAGVGLILPAVAGFSVALGPVMAALLGVLPIVWLLFKRKKRLKAFAAQLPEALELIARALRAGHSLAAGFNLVAQEMSDPIGGEFSRTFEEQNLGKPLDEALNGLTKRIPNLDLKFFATAIILQRQTGGDLAEILDKIGHLVRERFKIWGQVQALTGEGRLSGVVLLALPPALFAVVYRMNPDYLMLLFTDPLGKKMLVGGIVSQLLGALLIRKIVNIRV